From Lolium perenne isolate Kyuss_39 chromosome 5, Kyuss_2.0, whole genome shotgun sequence, a single genomic window includes:
- the LOC127301841 gene encoding uncharacterized protein isoform X1 produces the protein MVGLNNIKETDFVNVTIQSLMRITPLRNFFLIPENYQHSKSPLVHRFGELTRKIWHARNFKGQISPHEFLQAVMKASEKRFQIGVQSDPVEFMSWLLNTLHAKLRSCKKKNWSIIYDCFQGELEVVKDIHRHHILGDQQNGEAASQIETTINGLDTETSRVPFLMLSLDLPPPPLFKDAMEKNIIPQVPLFNILKKFDGEAVTEVVRPSISRVRYRVMRLPKYMIFHMRRFTKNTFFVEKNPTLVNFPVKNLELKDYIPLPKPIENEKLRSKYDLVANIVHDGKPGEGCHRVFVQRKSEEAWYEMQDLHVTETLPQMVALSEAYMQIYEQHE, from the exons ATG GTTGGTCTTAACAACATTAAGGAGACTGACTTTGTGAACGTCACCATACAATCATTAATGAGAATTACTCCTTTGAGAAATTTCTTTCTCATACCTGAAAATTACCAGCATAGTAAATCTCCACTAGTTCATCGCTTTGGAGAACTAACTCGCAAGATTTGGCATGCTAGGAACTTCAAGGGCCAAATTAGTCCACATGAGTTCCTTCAAGCAGTTATGAAGGCCAGCGAAAAGAGGTTTCAGATTGGTGTCCAGTCTGATCCAGTCGAATTTATGTCATGGCTCTTGAACACACTGCATGCCAAGCTAAGAAGTTGCAAGAAGAAAAATTGGAGCATCATATATGATTGCTTTCAG GGAGAACTTGAAGTTGTAAAGGATATTCACAGGCATCATATATTGGGAGATCAGCAGAATGGTGAGGCAGCTTCACAGATTGAAACAACAATCAACGGTTTGGACACGGAAACTTCTAGGGTCCCATTCTTGATGCTCAGTCTTGATCTTCCACCTCCACCTCTTTTCAAAGATGCTATGGAGAAAAATATTATTCCACAG GTACCGCTGTTTAATATACTGAAGAAGTTTGATGGCGAGGCAGTTACGGAGGTGGTGCGGCCATCTATTTCTCGGGTGAGGTACCGAGTCATGCGACTTCCAAAGTATATGATCTTTCACATGCGGCGGTTTACCAAAAATACCTTCTTTGTAGAGAAAAACCCTACACTAG TAAATTTTCCTGTGAAGAACTTGGAGTTGAAGGATTACATTCCACTGCCTAAGCCAATAGAGAATGAGAAGCTCCGATCAAAGTATGATCTGGTAGCCAACATTGTACATGATGGAAAACCGGGAGAAGGATGCCACAGAGTATTTGTGCAGCGGAAATCGGAAGAGGCAtg GTACGAGATGCAGGATCTCCATGTCACCGAGACCCTTCCACAGATGGTAGCTCTCTCGGAAGCCTACATGCAGATATATGAGCAACACGAATGA